One window of the Shewanella litorisediminis genome contains the following:
- a CDS encoding helix-turn-helix transcriptional regulator → MTDEVQLVYMSAKQVAEYLDLNEKKVYAMANDRILPATKVTGKWLFPKVLIDRWVMDSCHSGMLTDRLIITGSDDPLLSMLVARLMGKVGSRELVSYSATGSRLGLELLAKGYADVCTLHWGSFDERKIRHTGLLKGYQNHQQWILVHGYKRAQGLIVRPDMHHRVQDQTELFAQPLRWVKRQNGAGSQQHLEHWLMTTGMAVTDLDVRFTAFSERELAGYIAREDADIGFGCQAVAKESGLAFVPLLTESFDFVMSQGIYFRRQLQQLLGMLTAPDTRQVAAMLGGYDLSGAGQLLWSQGQ, encoded by the coding sequence ATGACCGACGAAGTGCAGCTGGTTTACATGAGCGCCAAACAGGTGGCCGAATACTTGGACCTCAATGAGAAGAAGGTCTATGCCATGGCCAATGACCGTATCTTGCCCGCCACCAAGGTAACGGGCAAGTGGTTGTTTCCAAAGGTGCTTATTGACAGGTGGGTAATGGACTCCTGCCACAGTGGCATGCTCACCGACCGGCTTATTATCACCGGCAGCGATGACCCCTTGCTGTCGATGCTGGTTGCCAGGCTCATGGGCAAGGTGGGCAGTCGTGAACTGGTCAGCTACAGCGCCACTGGCTCACGCCTGGGACTGGAACTGCTAGCCAAAGGCTATGCCGATGTCTGCACCCTGCACTGGGGCAGTTTTGATGAACGCAAAATCCGTCATACCGGGCTGCTCAAGGGATACCAAAACCACCAGCAATGGATACTGGTACATGGCTATAAACGGGCTCAGGGGCTGATAGTGCGGCCTGATATGCACCACAGGGTGCAGGATCAGACAGAACTCTTTGCCCAGCCGCTGCGCTGGGTAAAACGCCAGAATGGCGCAGGCAGCCAGCAGCATCTGGAACATTGGTTGATGACGACGGGTATGGCGGTAACGGATCTGGATGTGCGTTTTACCGCCTTCAGTGAACGGGAGCTGGCAGGCTATATTGCACGGGAAGATGCCGATATCGGCTTTGGCTGCCAGGCGGTGGCCAAAGAAAGCGGCCTGGCCTTCGTGCCACTGCTGACCGAGTCGTTTGATTTTGTGATGTCGCAGGGCATTTATTTTCGCCGCCAACTGCAACAACTGCTGGGCATGCTTACCGCTCCCGACACCCGCCAGGTCGCGGCAATGTTGGGCGGCTACGACTTAAGCGGCGCCGGGCAACTGCTCTGGTCCCAGGGACAGTGA
- a CDS encoding immune inhibitor A domain-containing protein: MVTRFNTPKLCALGILLALAGGQALAAPTVGSPADSGVINKERVLYWLIKRGEIAEDASDEAKAAAVAAFVARAKSSTPAMAQIKAQEQSLASKARYAQKLRSQYLQVDDADVTKTVKVLGVLVDFPDLPYNDNRLTPGDTDMYYPSYPAIHYSQLLFSASGFTGPSNQTLISGFQYFQQASGNTFFFTGTVRDWVRADNNAAYYGGNDPSNEDNDKAVPELVLEAVTKAVVGMSASELASYDVEDPYDINGNGNLNEPDGIIDHIMLFHSSIGEEAGGGVLGADAIWSHRFFIKSDPNAYGKAIAGTNLRAYGYTVQPIDAAAGVCTHEFGHDLGLPDEYDYDPDGEGSPVGSWSLMSGGSWTGTVAGSEPVGFSPYARSFLQREYKGKWVNEQEISLDSLDSAGTDFNLVEGVNANGVNQLSLKVPSEPLPFKAPYAGDYQYYSHQGHKLNNAMSFNVTLPLVDSLTLKMRAHWDIEFDFDYMQVLVDGTPIPGNHTKATSYYDAGRHVITGNSANIVGNEGPNHWVELTYDLSAYKGMSKQISIVYKTDEFEGGYGIAIDNLSIASGSETLYSDDAETSDKMMLAGFVRTTDTRPGNDRRYLVQLRSQNGIDKGLASHGYSPGVLVWFENFDYSDNNTTEHPGYGLIGVVDADQNLIGTRGTEVQIRDAAFSIRQQTAYVGDTHLSPVSLFDDSLDYSAPLKPQAGMILPELGLTMEVIQLATNNSTATVRLKKHDGSVPEPTAIKASVGVTFSGATANFTSTVTGGDGNYSYFWDFGNGASSTQANPSYTYGNTGTYEVSLTVTDGTGEGVIVTQQLSVTVPLTASFSQSVSQLTVRFTNSSSGGDGNLSYAWNFGDGQSSNQASPSHTYAAAGSYTVSLTVTDGKGVTATRSASVSVTAPSVTPSDGGSGGGSLGWLALLALGFAGVARRR; this comes from the coding sequence ATGGTCACAAGATTCAATACACCCAAGCTGTGTGCCTTGGGGATTCTGCTGGCGCTGGCCGGTGGTCAGGCGCTGGCAGCGCCCACAGTGGGTTCACCGGCCGACAGTGGCGTCATCAATAAAGAGCGCGTGCTTTACTGGCTTATCAAGCGTGGTGAAATAGCCGAAGACGCCAGCGACGAAGCCAAAGCAGCCGCGGTTGCCGCCTTTGTGGCCCGGGCCAAGTCGTCCACTCCTGCGATGGCGCAAATCAAAGCTCAGGAGCAAAGTCTTGCCAGCAAGGCGCGTTATGCCCAAAAGCTTCGCAGCCAATATTTGCAGGTGGATGACGCCGATGTCACCAAAACTGTAAAGGTACTCGGCGTGTTGGTGGATTTTCCGGATCTGCCCTACAACGATAACCGCCTGACCCCGGGTGATACCGACATGTATTACCCCAGCTATCCGGCGATTCACTATTCCCAGTTGCTGTTTTCTGCTTCCGGTTTTACCGGGCCGTCCAATCAGACGCTGATTTCCGGGTTTCAATATTTTCAGCAGGCTTCCGGTAATACCTTCTTCTTTACCGGCACAGTCCGTGACTGGGTGCGGGCCGACAACAACGCCGCCTACTACGGTGGTAACGATCCCAGCAACGAAGATAACGACAAAGCCGTGCCCGAATTGGTGTTGGAGGCCGTAACCAAGGCCGTGGTCGGAATGAGCGCTTCAGAGCTTGCCAGCTATGACGTGGAAGATCCATACGACATTAACGGTAACGGCAACCTCAACGAACCAGACGGTATCATCGACCACATCATGCTGTTCCATTCCAGCATCGGTGAAGAAGCCGGTGGTGGCGTGCTCGGCGCCGACGCTATCTGGTCACACAGATTCTTCATCAAGAGTGACCCCAATGCATACGGCAAGGCCATTGCGGGCACCAACCTGAGAGCCTATGGTTACACGGTGCAGCCGATAGATGCCGCTGCCGGGGTGTGTACTCACGAATTTGGCCATGATCTTGGTTTGCCGGATGAATACGACTACGACCCGGACGGTGAGGGCTCGCCTGTGGGCAGCTGGTCTCTGATGTCCGGCGGAAGCTGGACCGGCACAGTGGCCGGGTCTGAGCCGGTGGGCTTCAGTCCTTATGCGCGCTCGTTCCTGCAGCGTGAGTACAAGGGCAAATGGGTTAACGAACAGGAAATCAGTCTCGATAGCCTCGATTCTGCCGGTACCGATTTTAATCTGGTGGAAGGGGTCAATGCCAACGGCGTTAACCAGCTGTCACTTAAGGTGCCCAGTGAGCCGCTGCCGTTCAAGGCGCCCTATGCCGGCGACTATCAGTACTACTCCCATCAGGGACATAAGCTGAACAACGCCATGTCCTTTAACGTGACCTTGCCATTAGTGGATTCACTCACGTTGAAAATGCGCGCCCATTGGGACATTGAGTTCGACTTCGACTACATGCAGGTGCTGGTGGATGGTACGCCTATTCCGGGCAACCACACCAAGGCCACCAGTTATTACGACGCAGGGCGCCATGTCATTACCGGTAATTCCGCAAATATTGTGGGAAACGAAGGCCCCAATCACTGGGTTGAACTCACATACGATCTCAGCGCTTACAAGGGCATGAGCAAGCAGATCAGCATAGTGTACAAAACCGATGAGTTTGAGGGGGGGTATGGTATTGCCATCGACAATCTGTCCATTGCGTCCGGCAGCGAGACCCTCTACAGCGACGATGCCGAAACCAGCGACAAGATGATGTTGGCGGGCTTTGTTCGCACCACGGATACCCGTCCGGGGAACGATCGCCGCTACCTTGTCCAGCTGCGCAGCCAAAATGGCATCGACAAGGGGTTGGCAAGCCATGGTTACAGTCCCGGTGTGCTGGTATGGTTTGAAAACTTCGATTACAGCGATAACAACACCACAGAACACCCCGGCTATGGCCTGATTGGGGTAGTGGATGCCGACCAAAACCTGATTGGCACCCGTGGCACAGAGGTGCAAATTCGCGATGCGGCCTTCAGCATCCGTCAGCAAACAGCTTATGTCGGTGATACGCACTTAAGCCCGGTGAGTTTGTTTGATGACTCATTGGATTACAGTGCGCCGCTTAAGCCGCAGGCGGGCATGATTTTGCCAGAGCTTGGCCTGACCATGGAAGTCATCCAACTGGCCACCAACAACAGCACTGCGACTGTGCGACTGAAGAAACACGACGGCAGCGTGCCTGAGCCCACAGCCATAAAAGCAAGTGTTGGCGTGACGTTCTCCGGTGCTACTGCGAACTTTACCAGCACTGTCACAGGTGGCGACGGTAACTACAGCTACTTCTGGGACTTTGGCAATGGCGCCAGTTCGACACAGGCCAATCCGAGCTATACCTATGGCAATACCGGAACCTATGAGGTCAGCCTGACGGTGACCGATGGCACTGGTGAAGGCGTGATTGTCACCCAGCAATTGTCGGTAACTGTGCCTTTAACGGCGAGCTTCAGTCAGAGCGTCAGTCAGTTAACGGTCCGCTTCACCAACAGCAGCAGCGGCGGTGACGGTAATTTGAGCTACGCCTGGAATTTCGGTGATGGTCAAAGCAGCAATCAAGCGTCTCCAAGCCACACCTATGCCGCGGCGGGCAGCTACACGGTGAGCCTGACAGTAACCGATGGCAAAGGCGTAACGGCTACCCGCAGCGCCAGCGTATCTGTTACCGCGCCTTCGGTGACCCCGTCCGACGGCGGTTCAGGCGGAGGCAGCCTGGGTTGGCTGGCACTGCTGGCACTGGGCTTTGCAGGCGTTGCACGTCGCCGCTGA
- a CDS encoding YhgN family NAAT transporter, protein MDIFSAAVMLFLIMDPLGNLPIFASILRHIDPKKRRKVLIRELLFALIIMLMFLFAGEAILNFLNLRSESVSIAGGIILFLIAIKMIFPSPGGVTGLPAGEEPFIVPMAIPLMAGPSILAALILLAHTDSSRMLDWTIALVSAWAVSAFILMFYKGFTRILGEKGLTAVERLMGMVLVMISVQMFLDGVANYLNKAVS, encoded by the coding sequence ATGGATATATTTTCTGCTGCAGTCATGTTGTTCTTGATCATGGATCCCCTCGGCAATCTGCCGATTTTTGCCTCTATTTTGCGGCATATCGATCCCAAAAAACGTCGTAAGGTGCTGATCCGTGAACTGCTGTTTGCGCTCATCATCATGCTGATGTTTCTTTTCGCCGGTGAAGCCATACTCAATTTCCTTAACCTGCGTTCCGAGTCTGTGAGTATCGCCGGGGGCATCATTCTGTTCCTGATTGCGATCAAGATGATTTTCCCAAGTCCGGGAGGCGTAACAGGTCTGCCGGCAGGTGAAGAGCCCTTTATCGTGCCCATGGCAATTCCGCTGATGGCTGGCCCCTCGATTCTGGCGGCATTGATTCTGCTGGCACACACAGACAGCAGCCGTATGCTGGACTGGACCATAGCTCTTGTGTCTGCCTGGGCCGTAAGTGCATTTATTTTGATGTTTTACAAAGGCTTCACCCGCATACTCGGTGAGAAAGGCTTAACCGCAGTCGAGCGTTTGATGGGCATGGTGCTGGTGATGATCTCGGTGCAAATGTTCCTCGATGGCGTGGCCAATTACCTCAATAAAGCGGTTAGCTGA
- a CDS encoding chorismate--pyruvate lyase family protein → MSVTSLSFPYGESIRWFAPDDLEALPATPLTEWLLATGSLTAKLKSHCHHFEVKVLGEALLQTAPNESQLPQAWVREVLLILDGTPWVFARTLVPESLLARCGDELTGLGDRPLGELLFSSDHFTPGRIEVAGFQSCGTLASLAASLGQNVQGRLWGRRRYFGCEGEELTVSEIFLPAAMDIILSNQ, encoded by the coding sequence ATGAGTGTGACCAGTCTCAGTTTTCCTTACGGCGAATCCATCCGCTGGTTTGCCCCGGACGACCTTGAGGCCCTGCCCGCCACGCCCCTGACCGAATGGCTATTGGCCACCGGTAGTCTGACCGCCAAACTCAAGTCCCATTGCCACCATTTTGAAGTGAAAGTGCTGGGTGAAGCCCTGCTGCAAACCGCCCCGAACGAGAGCCAATTGCCCCAGGCCTGGGTGCGCGAAGTGTTGCTTATCCTCGATGGCACCCCCTGGGTATTTGCCCGCACCCTGGTGCCCGAGTCTTTACTGGCGCGCTGCGGCGATGAACTCACCGGCCTTGGCGACCGTCCATTGGGCGAACTGTTATTCTCCAGTGACCACTTTACTCCGGGGCGCATCGAAGTGGCCGGTTTCCAATCCTGCGGCACCCTGGCGAGCCTTGCGGCCAGCCTGGGACAAAATGTCCAAGGTCGATTATGGGGCCGTCGGCGCTACTTCGGCTGCGAAGGTGAAGAGCTGACCGTGAGCGAAATTTTCCTGCCTGCGGCGATGGACATCATCCTCAGCAACCAGTGA
- a CDS encoding dihydrofolate reductase family protein, giving the protein MANIVYIATSLDGFIADKHGGLDWLHTVPNPDGLDFGWSEFLAGIDAIVMGRTTFETVCNFDMDWPYPVPVFVLSNSLSEIPPSHADKAELVSGDLASLVAMLNGRGFQQLYIDGGKTVQSFMAANLIDELIITRLPIVLGGGTPLFAELASTQTFEHLSTQVLLDAMVKSHYRRKRD; this is encoded by the coding sequence ATGGCCAATATCGTTTATATCGCAACCAGTCTCGATGGTTTTATCGCCGATAAACATGGCGGTCTGGATTGGCTGCACACCGTTCCTAATCCCGATGGGCTCGATTTTGGCTGGAGTGAATTTTTAGCAGGCATAGACGCCATAGTGATGGGGCGCACCACCTTCGAGACGGTGTGCAACTTCGATATGGACTGGCCCTACCCGGTGCCGGTATTCGTACTCAGTAACAGCCTGAGTGAGATCCCGCCAAGCCACGCAGACAAAGCGGAACTCGTCAGCGGCGACTTGGCTTCGCTGGTCGCCATGCTCAATGGACGTGGTTTTCAGCAGCTTTACATTGACGGCGGCAAAACCGTACAGAGCTTTATGGCGGCCAATCTGATTGATGAGCTTATCATCACCCGCCTGCCAATTGTGCTCGGCGGCGGCACGCCGCTGTTTGCCGAATTGGCATCGACCCAGACCTTTGAACATCTCAGTACCCAGGTGCTGCTGGATGCCATGGTGAAGAGCCACTACCGCCGTAAACGCGATTGA
- the rlmF gene encoding 23S rRNA (adenine(1618)-N(6))-methyltransferase RlmF — protein sequence MAPFFSAMTSKMTQSKGLHPANAHRDGYDFQALMVSHPPLKPFVRPNAYGNLSIDFARHEAVKALNCALLKHHYGISRWDIPKGFLCPPIPGRVDYLHHLEDLLRQTPGAEGLPLLDIGTGANGIYALLAASRFGRAVVATDIAKASLTNVAAILKANPGLEKLISLRFQSNARHILTGVTQSHERFAACVCNPPFHASAAEAASGTNRKLEGLAKSRGQRHVSGQGKPQTLNFGGQDAELWCDGGERSFLMRLIDESAREPGLCLWFTTLVSKGDNLRPCKRRLAQRGASEVKVIEMQQGQKITRILAWRFETGA from the coding sequence ATGGCGCCGTTTTTCTCTGCTATGACCTCAAAAATGACCCAATCCAAGGGGCTGCATCCAGCCAATGCCCATCGCGATGGCTATGATTTTCAGGCGCTGATGGTAAGCCATCCTCCGCTGAAACCCTTTGTGCGCCCCAATGCCTATGGCAATCTGTCCATCGACTTTGCCCGCCATGAGGCGGTGAAGGCGCTCAACTGCGCCCTCCTGAAACACCACTATGGCATCAGCCGCTGGGATATTCCCAAAGGCTTTTTGTGCCCCCCAATCCCGGGACGGGTAGATTACCTGCATCATCTTGAAGATCTGCTCAGGCAAACGCCGGGAGCCGAGGGGTTACCCTTGCTTGACATAGGCACGGGAGCCAACGGTATTTACGCACTGCTGGCGGCGAGCCGTTTCGGCCGGGCCGTGGTGGCCACAGACATCGCCAAGGCATCGCTCACCAATGTGGCGGCCATACTGAAAGCCAATCCAGGGCTTGAGAAGCTCATTAGTCTGCGCTTTCAAAGCAATGCCAGGCATATCCTCACCGGGGTGACCCAGAGTCATGAGCGCTTTGCCGCTTGTGTATGTAACCCGCCGTTTCATGCCAGTGCCGCCGAAGCGGCCTCGGGTACTAACCGTAAACTCGAAGGTTTAGCCAAGAGTCGTGGTCAGCGCCACGTCAGTGGGCAAGGCAAGCCGCAGACGCTCAATTTTGGTGGTCAGGATGCCGAGCTGTGGTGCGATGGTGGTGAACGCAGCTTTTTGATGCGCCTGATAGATGAAAGCGCCCGTGAGCCGGGCCTGTGCCTGTGGTTTACTACCCTGGTTTCAAAAGGGGATAACCTGCGCCCTTGCAAGCGTCGTTTGGCGCAGCGTGGTGCCAGCGAAGTCAAGGTGATAGAAATGCAGCAAGGGCAAAAGATCACCCGGATACTGGCCTGGCGCTTTGAAACCGGCGCCTGA
- a CDS encoding flagellar basal body-associated protein FliL, with protein sequence MPAWAEEEKKLEEYAYYGFEPEIVTNYISNRKKLGFVRISVELMVKNPDDLIQIERHDPLLRAAIIEILGNQPEEKIKSLTGREEIRRECYAAVNRLIEGETGKALIVNLLFTRYLYD encoded by the coding sequence ATGCCCGCCTGGGCTGAAGAGGAAAAAAAACTGGAAGAATATGCCTATTACGGCTTTGAGCCGGAAATAGTCACCAACTATATTTCCAATCGCAAAAAGCTGGGTTTTGTGCGCATCAGCGTTGAGCTGATGGTGAAAAATCCCGATGATCTCATTCAGATTGAGCGCCACGACCCGCTGCTTCGAGCCGCCATTATCGAAATCCTCGGCAATCAGCCGGAAGAGAAGATAAAGTCACTCACCGGCCGTGAAGAGATTCGCCGTGAATGCTATGCCGCCGTTAACCGACTCATTGAAGGTGAAACAGGCAAGGCTCTGATAGTCAACCTGCTTTTCACCCGATACCTGTACGATTGA
- a CDS encoding MGH1-like glycoside hydrolase domain-containing protein, whose translation MYSCLLFCALGLPGADLLPYQGVPLSAESRDTRGNLSIPAVYTDSGAWHGFHLPDERHGGSFPGPLIIAQEYSLHLASAIEAVTVSRDGAHLLPQQARLHTQSLPWGLFQRLSWQGAELEMSLEYFNSRTAIVTTRVINTGNLPQTLTLEWHGTPFDTHNSQPLLQAPQLQSTESGAQIRWALLPARDTWNRLIDGASYQLDFEGGREASLEDDKGYRVKAEVHLAPNESQNFRTAHSYFHTEQEAAAGHFLWADVAPALTANRARWQHRFALLKPSGDPALDRAAAKAVMTLAHNWRSAAGALKRDAVTPSISYKWFNGVWAWDSWKQAVALARFDTALAKSNVEAMFDYQFSADDPVRPQDAGNLPDAIFYNMGPERGGDGGNWNERNGKPPLAAWAVWEIHNQAPDLDFIKHMYPKLVAYHQWWYRNRDHNGNGLAEYGANAHPAHLHDGKANPKAILEAAAWESGMDNAPRFDERDTLKVLENRAADGRLLGYSLSQESVDLNAYLFAEKRFLATLADALGDADDAKAWRADADALGKQIREQMWDESSGFFYDLDSLTGKPLLGTGKGVEGWIPLWAGVATQQQADVMIRRQLSADTFGTLIPFPTVSADNGAFAPAKYWRGPVWLDQLYFALVGLEKYGAEDKAKALANRLFTQGQGILGQAPIRENYQPLTGEGLHATNFSWSASVILLAHQQWLLEAGSQAPLSDRQTQKPILLNLP comes from the coding sequence ATGTATTCCTGCCTGTTGTTTTGCGCCCTGGGGTTACCCGGGGCGGATCTCTTGCCCTATCAAGGTGTGCCTCTCTCAGCCGAATCCCGTGATACTCGCGGCAATCTTAGTATTCCGGCTGTCTACACCGACAGCGGGGCCTGGCATGGTTTTCATCTGCCGGACGAGCGCCATGGGGGCAGCTTTCCCGGCCCGTTAATCATCGCACAGGAATACAGCCTGCATCTGGCTTCCGCCATTGAAGCTGTGACAGTTAGCCGCGATGGCGCGCATTTGTTGCCTCAGCAGGCCCGCCTGCACACGCAAAGTCTGCCGTGGGGTCTGTTTCAACGTTTGAGCTGGCAAGGGGCTGAGCTTGAAATGTCCCTCGAATACTTCAACAGCCGCACCGCTATCGTCACTACCAGGGTCATCAACACGGGGAATTTGCCACAAACCCTGACGCTTGAGTGGCATGGGACTCCCTTTGATACACACAATTCACAGCCATTGCTCCAGGCGCCTCAGTTGCAGTCCACCGAGTCCGGGGCGCAGATTCGCTGGGCATTGCTGCCGGCAAGGGATACCTGGAACCGCCTTATTGACGGGGCTTCCTACCAACTGGATTTTGAAGGCGGGCGAGAGGCCAGCCTGGAGGACGATAAGGGCTACCGTGTTAAAGCCGAAGTGCATCTGGCCCCCAATGAAAGTCAGAATTTCCGCACTGCCCACAGCTATTTTCACACAGAGCAGGAAGCCGCAGCCGGTCATTTCCTGTGGGCCGACGTCGCACCTGCGTTAACAGCAAACCGGGCTCGCTGGCAGCATCGCTTTGCCTTGCTTAAGCCATCCGGTGACCCAGCGCTGGACAGGGCTGCGGCCAAAGCCGTCATGACCCTTGCCCACAATTGGCGCTCGGCGGCTGGCGCCCTGAAGCGGGATGCAGTCACACCTTCCATCAGCTACAAGTGGTTCAATGGCGTTTGGGCCTGGGACAGCTGGAAGCAGGCGGTGGCGCTGGCAAGATTCGATACGGCACTGGCAAAGTCCAATGTTGAGGCCATGTTCGACTATCAATTCAGTGCCGATGACCCTGTCAGACCTCAGGATGCCGGCAATCTTCCCGATGCCATTTTTTATAATATGGGGCCAGAGCGAGGCGGGGATGGTGGCAACTGGAACGAGCGCAATGGCAAACCTCCCCTCGCGGCCTGGGCCGTGTGGGAGATCCACAATCAGGCGCCTGATCTGGATTTTATCAAGCACATGTACCCCAAACTGGTGGCTTATCATCAGTGGTGGTATCGCAACAGGGATCATAATGGCAATGGTCTGGCGGAATACGGTGCCAATGCCCATCCCGCTCATCTCCATGATGGCAAGGCCAATCCCAAGGCCATCCTTGAGGCCGCAGCCTGGGAGTCGGGCATGGACAATGCGCCGCGATTCGATGAGCGAGACACTCTTAAAGTGCTCGAAAATCGCGCTGCCGATGGCCGGTTGCTGGGGTATTCCCTCAGCCAGGAGAGTGTGGACCTTAATGCTTATCTCTTTGCAGAGAAACGTTTTCTGGCCACGCTTGCCGATGCGCTTGGGGATGCTGACGATGCCAAAGCCTGGCGCGCTGACGCCGATGCTCTGGGTAAACAGATCCGGGAGCAAATGTGGGATGAGTCCAGTGGTTTCTTTTACGACCTGGATAGCCTGACAGGCAAGCCGCTGCTCGGCACAGGCAAGGGCGTTGAAGGCTGGATCCCGTTGTGGGCCGGTGTCGCCACTCAGCAACAGGCCGATGTGATGATAAGGCGCCAGTTGTCGGCCGACACTTTTGGCACCCTGATCCCATTTCCCACCGTGAGTGCCGATAACGGCGCTTTTGCGCCGGCCAAATACTGGCGCGGCCCCGTATGGCTGGATCAGCTGTATTTTGCGCTGGTGGGGCTGGAAAAGTACGGTGCTGAAGATAAGGCCAAAGCCCTGGCGAACAGGCTCTTTACCCAGGGCCAAGGGATACTGGGCCAGGCGCCGATACGGGAAAACTATCAGCCGCTGACGGGTGAGGGACTCCATGCCACCAATTTCAGTTGGTCTGCTTCGGTGATTCTGTTGGCGCATCAACAGTGGTTGCTTGAGGCGGGCTCTCAAGCACCGCTTTCTGATAGGCAAACCCAAAAGCCTATTTTGCTGAATCTTCCCTGA